A single window of Anaerolineae bacterium DNA harbors:
- a CDS encoding glycosyltransferase family 39 protein, which yields MKVTTLLPQTAKLNTPFFFVLLLHLVLALAYSSLVPLGEAPDESAHLGYARFIANHGRLPATLAERREADYRADFPPLYYLLIARPLAAVGDAPPTQLKSFGDSPRRLIPFNGQTSAAFIHTADEAWPWQGLTLGWHLSRFVSVLFSTLALIPTYLIARRLTGQRRLAACAAGLQAFTPQVLFVGSVLNEDSLLIFLTGLILLALIGYTTPPPAARLKPYLCVGLAAGPGRHVKI from the coding sequence TTGAAAGTAACTACCTTGCTCCCGCAAACGGCAAAATTAAATACCCCTTTTTTCTTCGTGCTCCTGCTTCACCTCGTTCTGGCTCTGGCCTATTCCAGCCTGGTTCCCCTGGGCGAAGCGCCCGATGAATCGGCCCACCTGGGTTATGCCCGTTTTATAGCCAACCATGGCCGCCTGCCGGCCACCCTGGCCGAACGCCGGGAGGCCGATTATCGCGCCGACTTTCCGCCGCTTTATTATCTGCTCATTGCCCGGCCCCTGGCCGCGGTGGGCGATGCGCCGCCCACCCAGCTCAAATCCTTTGGCGACAGCCCGCGCCGGCTCATTCCCTTCAACGGCCAAACCAGCGCCGCCTTCATCCACACCGCCGACGAAGCCTGGCCCTGGCAGGGCCTCACCCTGGGTTGGCACCTGAGCCGCTTTGTCTCTGTTCTATTCTCCACGCTGGCCCTCATTCCCACTTACCTCATCGCCCGGCGGTTAACGGGCCAACGTCGCCTGGCCGCGTGCGCCGCCGGCCTGCAAGCCTTTACGCCCCAGGTGCTCTTTGTGGGCAGCGTGCTCAACGAAGACAGCCTGCTCATTTTTCTCACCGGCCTTATTTTGTTGGCCCTTATTGGCTATACCACCCCCCCCCCGGCTGCCCGGCTTAAGCCATACCTTTGTGTTGGGCTTGCTGCTGGGCCTGGCCGGCATGTCAAAATATAA